A region of Acidobacteriota bacterium DNA encodes the following proteins:
- a CDS encoding phasin family protein, whose protein sequence is MGKKKKNKKSKKDVQDEILDSAHRIWLAGLGALTTVEEQGSKLFKSLVERGKSMEKEGRKTVGKAKDKVEVEFDRAKDKVEEGVGKVGETVEQTLSDALHRFGVPTRDEIHTLVTRVEELNKKVDDLRKAPRTTTARKPAARKPAARKPAARKPAAKKPAAKAASTRKPAAKSATARKPAAKKTPTAAKKPAAKTTTARKPAARKPASKSTASKPS, encoded by the coding sequence ATGGGCAAGAAAAAGAAGAACAAGAAGAGCAAGAAGGACGTGCAGGATGAGATTCTCGATTCGGCGCACCGCATTTGGCTCGCCGGACTCGGCGCTCTGACGACCGTGGAAGAGCAGGGTTCCAAGCTCTTCAAGTCGTTGGTCGAGCGCGGCAAGTCGATGGAGAAGGAAGGTCGCAAGACCGTCGGCAAGGCGAAGGACAAGGTGGAGGTCGAGTTCGATCGCGCCAAGGACAAGGTCGAAGAGGGCGTGGGCAAGGTCGGCGAAACCGTCGAACAGACCCTGTCCGATGCTCTGCACCGTTTCGGGGTGCCGACTCGCGATGAAATCCACACCCTAGTGACCCGGGTCGAAGAGCTGAACAAGAAGGTCGACGATCTGCGCAAGGCGCCGCGAACCACCACCGCTCGCAAGCCCGCCGCGCGCAAGCCCGCCGCGCGCAAGCCGGCTGCACGCAAGCCCGCCGCCAAGAAGCCTGCCGCCAAGGCCGCCTCTACCCGCAAGCCCGCCGCCAAGTCCGCTACCGCTCGCAAACCGGCGGCGAAGAAGACCCCTACCGCGGCGAAGAAGCCTGCCGCCAAGACGACGACCGCGCGCAAGCCTGCCGCCCGCAAGCCCGCCAGCAAGTCCACCGCTAGCAAGCCGTCCTGA
- a CDS encoding patatin-like phospholipase family protein, whose translation MASSKKIGLALAGGGPEGAVYEIGALRALEESLQGLDFTDLHIYVGVSAGAFVGACLANGVTVRQLCRVVASDGTDEGPFAPENFFAPAVGEVARRATMVPGLLAGGLLDFVRKPSNFSPLEPLLRLSRALPVGMFNSGRIGQYLESVFSREGRTDDFRQLRRRLVIVASDLDSGRAVRFGETGRDHIPISKAVQASSALPGFFAPVQIEGRHYVDGVLLKTVHASTALKAGADLLLAINPIVPVDTAKAVEEGVMKRGKLVDRGLPAVLSQTLRTLIRSRLEAGLKKSEAQFADRDVLLFEPRRDDFRMFFTNIFSFSDRRAVCEHGYRSTREHLRERQDAISEVLAPYGIRFRPGVLEGERSLWDGVEAKADVAPRLNAALDRLDALLDAG comes from the coding sequence ATGGCGAGCTCAAAAAAGATCGGGCTCGCCCTGGCCGGCGGCGGTCCCGAGGGTGCGGTTTACGAGATCGGTGCTCTGCGAGCGCTCGAAGAGAGCCTCCAAGGGCTCGACTTCACGGACCTCCACATCTATGTCGGCGTGAGCGCCGGTGCCTTCGTCGGCGCCTGCCTCGCCAACGGTGTGACCGTCCGGCAGCTCTGTCGGGTGGTGGCCTCGGACGGTACCGACGAGGGTCCTTTCGCGCCGGAGAATTTCTTCGCGCCGGCCGTTGGAGAGGTCGCCCGCCGCGCCACCATGGTGCCCGGCCTGCTCGCCGGTGGTTTGTTGGATTTCGTTCGCAAGCCGAGCAATTTCAGCCCCCTCGAACCGCTGCTGCGGTTGAGCCGAGCCCTGCCCGTGGGGATGTTCAACAGCGGGCGGATCGGCCAGTACCTCGAATCGGTATTCAGCAGGGAGGGCCGTACCGACGACTTCCGCCAGCTCCGCCGCCGGTTGGTGATCGTCGCCTCGGACCTCGACTCCGGGCGCGCCGTGCGTTTCGGCGAAACGGGCCGGGACCACATTCCCATCTCCAAAGCAGTGCAGGCGAGTTCCGCCCTGCCGGGTTTCTTCGCGCCGGTCCAGATCGAAGGGCGACACTACGTGGACGGCGTGCTGTTGAAGACAGTGCACGCTTCGACCGCCCTCAAAGCCGGTGCCGATCTCTTGCTGGCGATCAATCCGATCGTGCCGGTGGACACCGCCAAGGCGGTGGAGGAAGGGGTCATGAAGCGCGGCAAGCTGGTGGATCGCGGTCTGCCGGCGGTGCTGTCGCAGACCCTGCGTACTCTCATCCGCTCCCGCCTCGAAGCGGGCCTGAAAAAGAGCGAAGCGCAGTTTGCGGATCGCGATGTGCTGCTGTTCGAACCGCGGCGCGACGACTTCCGGATGTTCTTCACCAACATCTTCAGCTTTTCCGATCGAAGGGCCGTCTGCGAGCACGGCTACCGCAGCACCCGCGAGCACCTGCGGGAGCGCCAAGACGCAATCAGCGAGGTTCTCGCGCCCTACGGAATCCGCTTCCGGCCGGGAGTGCTGGAAGGGGAGCGTTCCCTGTGGGACGGCGTGGAGGCCAAGGCGGACGTCGCGCCGCGGCTGAATGCGGCTCTGGATCGCCTGGACGCACTGCTGGACGCGGGATAA
- a CDS encoding AarF/UbiB family protein: MAQPTPSPPNPSTPGADPVPPGPLSDTSFEVRQMSTTGGLPRRVFTVYRHALGLIYGQLLASVRDAPARKRRGLGFRLRQLLALLFRPLYAASPLVKRPFPEQLRRRLELLGPTYIKLGQVLSLRSDILPKALTEELKLLLDRLPVVPFPVFMERVEETLGHSADEIFDWIDPEPLGSASIAQIHRGTLKESLNQGPRVDDDAADGPGPAVILKVVKPGIRETLERDAKLLWLLGRILQWAFPRYQPRRMIDEFVTYTRREVDLRLEADNAEIFAANFEDQPEVVFPRVYRHASGRNLLTMEYFAGERPDSLRARNLAPAERKRLIELGAAAIVRMIYRDGFFHADLHPGNLMVLPGPKVGFIDLGMVGRFDDELRRGLLYYFYCLVMGDSENAARYLAATATAGAGSQPAAFRREVSEICQRWHRSANFRDFSLGQLIMESVERGARHRMYFPVEMVLMTKALVTFEGVGQILEPDFDVVAVAQPPTQALLLQQLNPLRLVEAGLRNAPEMFDAFIKTPALVSEAMRLLEQQSQRPQPQPFAGLRSTLFGGFCLVAGAILFVAGGTSWSPQHWGAVALFLLGGMLATRRRE, from the coding sequence ATGGCCCAGCCCACGCCCTCTCCGCCCAACCCCTCGACCCCCGGCGCGGACCCGGTTCCGCCCGGTCCGCTTTCCGATACCTCTTTCGAAGTGCGGCAGATGAGCACCACCGGCGGTTTGCCGCGGCGGGTGTTCACCGTGTACCGGCATGCCCTGGGGTTGATCTACGGCCAGCTTCTCGCCTCCGTGCGGGATGCGCCGGCCCGCAAGCGACGGGGGTTGGGATTCCGCCTGCGGCAGCTCCTGGCGCTCCTCTTCCGGCCGCTCTATGCCGCCTCGCCGCTGGTCAAACGGCCCTTCCCGGAGCAGCTCCGGCGGCGCCTGGAATTGCTCGGGCCGACCTACATCAAGCTCGGACAGGTGCTCTCCCTGCGCTCGGACATCCTGCCGAAGGCGCTCACCGAAGAGCTCAAGCTGCTCCTCGATCGCCTGCCGGTGGTGCCCTTTCCGGTCTTCATGGAGCGGGTCGAAGAAACCCTCGGACACTCCGCCGACGAGATCTTCGACTGGATCGACCCGGAGCCCCTGGGCTCCGCCTCCATTGCGCAGATCCACCGCGGCACCTTGAAAGAGAGCTTGAATCAAGGGCCGAGAGTCGACGACGATGCCGCCGACGGCCCCGGCCCAGCGGTCATTCTCAAGGTCGTCAAGCCCGGCATCCGCGAGACCCTGGAGCGCGACGCCAAGCTGCTGTGGCTCCTCGGCCGGATCCTGCAGTGGGCCTTCCCGCGCTACCAGCCGCGCCGCATGATCGACGAATTCGTCACCTACACCCGACGGGAGGTGGATCTACGCCTCGAAGCGGACAACGCGGAAATCTTCGCCGCCAATTTCGAGGATCAGCCGGAGGTGGTCTTCCCGCGGGTCTATCGCCACGCCAGCGGCCGCAACCTGTTGACCATGGAGTACTTCGCCGGCGAGCGGCCAGACTCCCTGCGCGCCCGCAACCTGGCACCGGCGGAGCGCAAGCGGTTGATCGAGCTGGGGGCCGCCGCCATCGTCCGCATGATCTACCGCGACGGCTTCTTTCACGCCGACCTCCACCCGGGTAACCTGATGGTCCTCCCGGGACCCAAAGTCGGCTTCATCGATCTCGGCATGGTCGGCCGCTTCGACGATGAACTGCGCCGCGGCCTGCTCTACTACTTCTACTGCCTGGTGATGGGCGACTCCGAGAACGCCGCCCGCTACCTGGCCGCCACCGCCACCGCCGGGGCCGGCAGCCAGCCGGCCGCCTTCCGGCGCGAGGTGTCCGAAATCTGCCAGCGCTGGCACCGAAGCGCCAACTTCCGCGACTTCTCCCTCGGCCAGCTGATCATGGAATCCGTCGAGCGCGGCGCCCGTCACCGCATGTACTTTCCGGTGGAGATGGTGCTGATGACCAAGGCCCTGGTGACCTTCGAAGGGGTGGGCCAGATCCTCGAACCGGATTTCGACGTAGTGGCCGTCGCCCAGCCGCCCACCCAGGCGCTTCTTCTCCAGCAGCTCAACCCCCTGCGTCTGGTCGAAGCCGGCCTGCGCAACGCGCCGGAAATGTTCGACGCCTTCATCAAGACCCCGGCCCTCGTCAGCGAGGCCATGCGGCTCCTCGAACAGCAGAGCCAGCGCCCCCAGCCTCAGCCCTTCGCCGGCCTACGGAGCACCCTATTCGGCGGCTTCTGCCTGGTCGCCGGAGCCATTCTGTTCGTTGCCGGCGGCACCTCCTGGTCGCCCCAGCACTGGGGGGCGGTGGCGCTTTTTCTGTTGGGTGGGATGCTGGCGACCCGGCGGCGGGAGTAG
- the ftsY gene encoding signal recognition particle-docking protein FtsY yields MSSPTSDHDTLEEQNLELAPERKLPSPEEQPKGFWKKLKRGLLMTHTEIIDKVGAALEGRATLDDETLEFLEEALISADIGVEASLELVERIRADVREGQAVDILKLREMLVDEMALMLMDAELKGRQKAPPEGRPGAPLVTLMIGVNGVGKTTSIAKLAHHGQRRGKSVLMAAGDTFRAAAIEQISLWGERLGVEVIRSSAGADPASVVFDALQAARARRVDELLVDTAGRLHTKEYLMKELGKIGKVIDREAEGWPRRTVLVLDATTGQNAISQARTFSQVIPIDGVLLAKLDGTAKGGMAVAVARELGLPVLYLGVGEMSEDLVEFRPREFATALLG; encoded by the coding sequence ATGAGCAGTCCCACGAGCGACCACGACACCCTGGAAGAACAGAACCTGGAACTGGCGCCGGAGCGCAAGCTGCCGTCGCCGGAGGAGCAGCCGAAGGGCTTCTGGAAGAAGCTCAAGCGCGGGCTCCTGATGACCCATACGGAGATCATCGACAAGGTGGGGGCCGCCCTCGAAGGCCGCGCCACCCTCGATGACGAAACCCTCGAGTTTCTGGAGGAAGCCCTGATCAGTGCCGATATCGGGGTGGAAGCCTCGCTGGAACTGGTCGAGCGCATCCGCGCCGACGTGCGCGAAGGCCAGGCGGTGGACATCCTGAAGCTGCGCGAAATGCTGGTGGACGAGATGGCCCTAATGCTGATGGACGCCGAACTCAAAGGCCGCCAGAAGGCGCCCCCCGAGGGCCGCCCCGGTGCACCGTTGGTCACCCTGATGATCGGCGTCAACGGCGTCGGCAAAACGACCTCCATCGCCAAGCTGGCGCACCACGGGCAGCGTCGCGGCAAGTCCGTGTTGATGGCCGCCGGCGATACCTTCCGCGCGGCGGCGATCGAGCAGATTTCCCTGTGGGGCGAGCGTCTCGGGGTGGAGGTGATCCGTTCCTCCGCCGGCGCCGATCCCGCCTCGGTGGTGTTCGACGCCCTGCAGGCGGCCCGCGCCCGGCGGGTGGACGAGCTGCTGGTGGACACCGCCGGCCGGCTCCACACCAAGGAATACCTGATGAAGGAGCTGGGCAAGATCGGCAAGGTGATCGACCGCGAGGCCGAGGGCTGGCCGCGCCGGACGGTGCTGGTGCTCGACGCCACCACCGGCCAAAACGCCATCTCCCAGGCCCGCACCTTCAGCCAGGTGATCCCCATCGACGGGGTGCTTCTCGCCAAATTGGACGGCACCGCCAAGGGCGGCATGGCGGTGGCCGTAGCCCGCGAGCTGGGGTTACCGGTGCTCTACCTGGGGGTCGGTGAGATGTCGGAGGATCTGGTCGAGTTTCGGCCGCGGGAGTTCGCCACTGCGCTCCTCGGCTGA
- the ribD gene encoding bifunctional diaminohydroxyphosphoribosylaminopyrimidine deaminase/5-amino-6-(5-phosphoribosylamino)uracil reductase RibD has product MRCRRIWSSFGRGSSPLRSSAESQARLMSLALRLAALGRWTASPNPMVGAVVVADGVVVGRGHHQRAGGPHAEVVALEEAGERARGATLYVTLEPCSHQGRTPPCVEAVKAAGVAEVVACHRDPDPRVAGAGFAALRAAGIEVKVGVKAEQAVHLNLSFLTAQVHRRPAVTIKWAMSLDGKIATASGESQWISSPPARRWALALREEHDAILVGSGTALADDPRLTRRRGRAEGPIVRAVLDRRLRLPAAARMLAEAGPVLVYTRRLVGAEAEMKTAAAPLGEAGAEVVALPQASPAEVLADLHQRGVRSLLVEGGGEVTAAFVEAGLWDRVVVVLAPRLIGGRDAPGPVSGRGFSSLAATPDVSFFRSRRRGPDRILEGLRDGCLPALLQSLGA; this is encoded by the coding sequence GTGAGATGTCGGAGGATCTGGTCGAGTTTCGGCCGCGGGAGTTCGCCACTGCGCTCCTCGGCTGAATCCCAGGCCAGGTTGATGAGCTTGGCCCTGCGGCTCGCTGCCCTCGGCCGCTGGACCGCCTCGCCGAACCCGATGGTCGGCGCCGTAGTGGTCGCCGACGGGGTGGTGGTGGGCCGCGGCCACCATCAGCGTGCCGGCGGTCCCCACGCCGAGGTGGTGGCCCTGGAGGAAGCCGGGGAGCGTGCCCGCGGCGCCACCCTCTACGTCACCTTGGAGCCCTGCTCCCACCAGGGCCGCACGCCGCCCTGCGTGGAGGCGGTGAAGGCAGCCGGCGTCGCTGAGGTGGTGGCCTGTCACCGGGATCCCGATCCGCGGGTCGCCGGCGCCGGCTTCGCCGCCCTGCGGGCGGCCGGCATCGAGGTGAAGGTGGGGGTGAAGGCGGAACAGGCGGTACACCTCAACCTGTCCTTCCTCACCGCCCAGGTCCACCGGCGGCCGGCGGTCACCATCAAGTGGGCGATGAGCCTCGACGGCAAGATCGCCACGGCGAGCGGCGAAAGCCAGTGGATCTCCTCGCCGCCGGCCCGACGCTGGGCCCTCGCTCTGCGCGAAGAGCACGACGCCATCCTGGTGGGCAGCGGTACGGCGCTGGCGGACGATCCCCGCCTCACCCGGCGCCGAGGACGGGCCGAGGGGCCGATCGTGAGGGCGGTGCTCGACCGCCGCCTGCGCCTGCCGGCGGCGGCCCGGATGCTGGCCGAGGCGGGTCCGGTGCTGGTGTACACTCGCCGGCTCGTCGGCGCCGAGGCCGAAATGAAAACTGCGGCCGCGCCCCTGGGGGAGGCGGGCGCCGAGGTGGTGGCCTTGCCGCAGGCGTCGCCGGCGGAGGTGTTGGCGGACCTCCACCAGCGTGGCGTCCGCAGTCTGCTGGTGGAGGGCGGTGGCGAAGTGACCGCCGCCTTCGTCGAAGCTGGCCTATGGGACCGTGTGGTCGTGGTGCTGGCGCCGCGTTTGATCGGTGGGCGCGATGCTCCGGGCCCGGTCTCCGGCCGCGGCTTTTCGAGCCTCGCCGCGACCCCCGATGTGAGCTTTTTCCGGAGCCGGCGGCGCGGTCCGGACCGAATTCTCGAAGGATTGAGGGACGGATGTTTACCGGCCTTGTTACAGAGCTTGGGCGCATAG
- a CDS encoding riboflavin synthase, whose product MFTGLVTELGRIASAPTPSGRGGSRLEIAHRQDLGERLSPGASLAVAGVCLTVTDGEAERSVVELAPETLARTNLGDLQAGSPVNLEPALRVGDALGGHWVQGHVDGCVAVVGRQDLEDHCWLTVALPESLAAYVVEKGSVTLDGVSLTVAALAEDRFSVTLIPHTLEVTTLGATGVGHRLNLEVDVLAKYVERAVAARLPTA is encoded by the coding sequence ATGTTTACCGGCCTTGTTACAGAGCTTGGGCGCATAGCTTCGGCACCGACCCCTTCCGGTCGTGGAGGAAGTCGGCTGGAGATCGCCCACCGGCAGGACTTGGGTGAGCGGCTGAGCCCGGGCGCCAGTCTGGCGGTGGCCGGCGTGTGCCTGACGGTGACGGACGGGGAAGCCGAGCGATCCGTTGTGGAACTGGCGCCGGAAACCCTCGCCCGCACCAATCTCGGCGATCTCCAAGCCGGTTCTCCGGTCAACCTGGAGCCGGCCCTGCGGGTGGGCGATGCCCTCGGCGGCCACTGGGTGCAGGGGCACGTGGACGGCTGTGTGGCGGTGGTCGGGCGGCAAGACCTCGAAGACCACTGTTGGCTGACCGTGGCGCTGCCGGAATCGCTCGCCGCCTATGTGGTGGAGAAAGGCTCCGTCACCCTCGACGGGGTGAGCCTGACGGTGGCGGCCCTCGCGGAGGACCGCTTCTCCGTCACCCTGATCCCGCACACCCTCGAAGTCACCACCCTCGGGGCGACCGGCGTCGGACACCGGTTGAATCTCGAAGTGGATGTCCTCGCCAAGTACGTCGAGCGGGCCGTCGCGGCGCGGCTACCGACAGCGTGA
- a CDS encoding GntG family PLP-dependent aldolase, whose product MSIDLRSDTVTRPSERMRRAMADAEVGDDVFREDPTAIRLEERAAELLGKEAALFVPSGTMGNQIALHLHGRPGCEVVCEAESHILLYELGAMAALSGLLPKPVAGEAGLLAPEDVEKAIAPEVVYRSRTALLSLENTHNMAGGTIYRRDRLASLLAVARRHELPVHLDGSRLFNAAVALDLPVAELAAGCDSVMIALSKGLGAPAGSLLAGSRPWIAEARRVRKMFGGAMRQVGVLAAPGLLALEEGPAALAADHRHARRLAEALAALPGWGIDLKRVETNIVIASPPGGDAYTFCRQASRAGVMAVPVSAEAVRFVTHRDVSSDDVDQAIQVIRTLRAC is encoded by the coding sequence ATGAGCATCGATCTCCGCTCCGACACGGTCACCCGGCCGAGTGAACGGATGCGCCGGGCGATGGCCGATGCCGAGGTCGGCGACGATGTGTTCCGCGAAGACCCGACGGCGATCCGGCTGGAGGAGCGGGCGGCGGAGCTCCTGGGTAAGGAGGCGGCCCTCTTCGTGCCCTCCGGCACCATGGGCAACCAGATCGCCCTCCACCTCCACGGTCGTCCCGGCTGCGAGGTGGTCTGTGAGGCCGAGAGCCACATTCTGCTCTACGAGCTCGGCGCCATGGCCGCCCTCTCCGGACTGCTGCCGAAACCGGTGGCCGGCGAGGCGGGGCTGCTGGCGCCGGAGGACGTGGAGAAGGCGATCGCGCCGGAGGTGGTCTACCGCTCCCGCACGGCGCTCCTGTCCCTTGAAAACACCCACAACATGGCTGGCGGCACGATCTATCGGCGGGATCGACTCGCATCGCTGCTGGCGGTCGCTCGGCGCCACGAGCTGCCGGTGCACCTGGACGGCTCGCGCCTATTCAACGCCGCCGTCGCCCTCGACTTGCCGGTGGCGGAGCTGGCCGCCGGCTGCGATTCAGTGATGATCGCCCTGTCGAAGGGACTCGGAGCGCCGGCCGGATCGCTCCTCGCCGGCTCCCGGCCCTGGATCGCCGAGGCCCGGCGGGTGCGCAAGATGTTCGGCGGGGCGATGCGCCAGGTGGGGGTGCTGGCGGCGCCGGGACTTCTGGCGCTGGAAGAGGGGCCGGCGGCCTTGGCGGCGGATCACCGCCACGCCCGGCGGCTGGCCGAAGCGCTAGCGGCGCTGCCCGGTTGGGGCATCGATCTGAAGCGGGTGGAGACCAACATCGTCATCGCCTCGCCGCCCGGTGGCGACGCCTACACCTTCTGTCGACAGGCCTCGCGGGCGGGCGTGATGGCCGTTCCGGTGAGCGCCGAGGCGGTGCGATTCGTCACCCACCGGGATGTATCGTCGGACGATGTGGATCAAGCAATCCAGGTGATTCGCACGCTCCGAGCCTGCTAG
- a CDS encoding Rid family detoxifying hydrolase has product MMKLKNTDRAPAAVGPYSQAVEVDGFLYTSGQIGLDPATEEMVQSTDGESDFEAQAKQVLANLEAVLANSGCTFSDVVKATIYVMDMGNFATLNTLYGEAMGDHRPARSTVQAAGLPKGALVEIDLVARLG; this is encoded by the coding sequence CTGATGAAACTGAAGAACACGGACCGCGCCCCGGCGGCGGTCGGACCCTACTCCCAGGCCGTCGAGGTCGACGGATTTCTCTACACTTCCGGCCAGATCGGTCTCGATCCGGCAACGGAAGAGATGGTCCAGAGCACGGACGGGGAGAGTGACTTCGAGGCTCAGGCGAAGCAGGTGCTGGCGAATCTCGAAGCGGTTCTGGCCAACTCCGGCTGCACCTTCTCGGACGTCGTCAAGGCGACCATCTACGTGATGGACATGGGGAATTTTGCGACTCTGAACACCCTCTACGGGGAAGCGATGGGCGACCACCGACCGGCCCGCTCGACGGTGCAGGCAGCGGGCCTGCCGAAGGGTGCGCTGGTGGAGATCGACCTGGTGGCGCGACTCGGCTAG
- the hpt gene encoding hypoxanthine phosphoribosyltransferase, with translation MADQNPNSSPRVLISRERLEARVAEMSAEIERDYLRRAEELGEGSAPQPLLCIGVLKGSVFFMVDLLKEIETLPVKVDFFQTSSYRDGTSPGEVRILKDVDLAIRDRDVLLIEDIVDTGFTLSTILALLKHRGARSVRLCALLDKREARKVNVPIDYCGFEIEDLFVVGYGLDLADRYRNLPYIGVYEEDF, from the coding sequence ATGGCTGACCAAAACCCGAATTCGAGTCCCCGAGTCCTCATCTCCCGGGAGCGGCTGGAAGCCCGCGTCGCCGAGATGTCCGCCGAGATCGAGCGCGATTACCTGCGGCGGGCCGAGGAACTCGGCGAGGGATCGGCGCCGCAACCGCTGCTGTGCATCGGCGTGCTCAAGGGCTCTGTCTTCTTCATGGTGGACCTTCTGAAGGAAATCGAGACACTGCCGGTGAAGGTGGACTTCTTTCAGACTTCTAGCTACCGCGACGGCACCAGCCCCGGCGAGGTACGCATCCTCAAGGACGTCGACCTGGCCATCCGCGACCGCGATGTGCTGCTGATCGAGGACATCGTCGACACCGGCTTCACCCTGTCCACCATTCTGGCGCTGCTCAAGCACCGCGGCGCCCGCAGCGTGCGGCTGTGCGCTCTCCTCGACAAGCGCGAGGCGCGCAAGGTGAACGTGCCGATTGACTACTGTGGCTTCGAGATCGAAGACCTGTTCGTGGTCGGCTACGGCCTCGACCTGGCCGACCGCTACCGCAACCTGCCGTACATCGGCGTTTACGAGGAAGACTTCTGA
- a CDS encoding purine-nucleoside phosphorylase yields the protein MNEPSHTGELSAEQAIDRGVARYDALGWPRPDALVVSGSGLAVDLGEVVYGPQPLTRLLPFEVAAIEGHPLSIELLQPAPERHVLYVRGRLHSYQGFDAHQTVFMTRLGWFLGARALLMTNAAGGLRRGLAPGDLVVVEDHLNLIGMNPLRGALPAAWGPQFPDMTQAYDPALRALARHHGEELGIELTSGTYAGLPGPSYETPAEVRMLRALGADLVGMSSVLEVIAANHLGCRCFVMSLVTNAAAGDTGEALDHDEVVEAGKVAARDVSRLLAAMIADPDLIPG from the coding sequence ATGAACGAGCCCAGCCACACTGGCGAACTCTCCGCCGAGCAGGCCATCGACCGAGGAGTCGCCCGCTACGACGCCCTCGGCTGGCCCCGGCCGGACGCCCTGGTGGTGTCCGGATCCGGTCTGGCGGTGGACCTCGGCGAGGTGGTGTACGGGCCGCAGCCGTTGACCCGCCTACTGCCCTTCGAGGTGGCGGCGATCGAGGGCCACCCGCTCTCCATCGAGCTGCTGCAACCGGCGCCTGAACGCCACGTGCTGTACGTGCGCGGGCGATTGCACAGCTACCAGGGATTCGATGCCCATCAAACGGTGTTCATGACCCGCCTGGGCTGGTTCCTCGGTGCCCGGGCACTGTTGATGACCAACGCCGCCGGCGGACTGCGGCGCGGCCTGGCGCCGGGTGACCTGGTGGTGGTCGAGGATCACCTCAACCTGATCGGTATGAATCCCCTCCGTGGCGCCCTACCGGCGGCCTGGGGACCGCAGTTCCCGGACATGACCCAGGCCTACGACCCAGCCCTACGGGCCCTCGCCCGGCATCACGGCGAGGAGTTGGGTATCGAGCTGACGAGCGGCACCTACGCCGGCCTACCCGGTCCGAGCTACGAAACGCCGGCAGAAGTGCGCATGCTGCGCGCCCTGGGAGCGGACTTGGTGGGAATGTCGTCGGTGCTGGAGGTGATCGCGGCGAACCACCTGGGGTGCCGCTGCTTCGTCATGTCGCTGGTCACCAACGCCGCCGCCGGCGATACCGGTGAGGCCTTGGATCACGACGAGGTGGTGGAAGCCGGCAAGGTCGCCGCCCGGGACGTGTCGCGACTGCTGGCAGCGATGATCGCGGATCCCGACTTGATCCCTGGGTAG